The Scophthalmus maximus strain ysfricsl-2021 chromosome 7, ASM2237912v1, whole genome shotgun sequence genome includes a window with the following:
- the LOC118315908 gene encoding Golgi apparatus membrane protein TVP23 homolog A-like — MNETMADDTEDVELDFAADEQERARGSTVMRHPLASFFHLFFRVVAIVAYLLCDWIGKNFASCFVLIITLLSFDFWSVKNVTGRLLVGLRWWNQIDEDGRSLWVFEAKKTSRGNNTGTEAEERIFWLGLIVCPLIWTFFFFNSLFLLKIKWLSLVVASISLQVANLYGYLRCKAVGQDGQPPDSRSFTGQHLLQRPDIIFGIL, encoded by the exons ATGAATGAG ACGATGGCGGATGACACGGAGGATGTTGAGCTGGACTTTGCTGCTGACGAGCAGGAGAGGGCGCGAGGAAGCACAGTCATGAG ACACCCCCTGGCCTCCTTCTTCCACCTGTTCTTCCGAGTGGTTGCCATCGTTGCCTATTTGCTCTGTGACTGGATCGGCAAGAACTTTGCTTCATGTTTTGTCCTGATCATCACGCTGCTTTCTTTTGACTTTTGGTCTGTCAAG AATGTGACTGGCAGACTGTTGGTGGGGCTGCGCTGGTGGAATCAGATCGACGAGGATGGAAGGAGCCTCTGGGTGTTTGAAGCCAAAAAG accTCCCGGGGCAATAACACTGGgacggaggcggaggagaggataTTTTGGCTGGGTTTAATCGTCTGTCCTCTCATTTggacattcttcttcttcaactcCCTGTTCCTCCTGAAGATTAAATGGCTG TCTCTCGTCGTAGCTAGTATTTCCCTCCAAGTGGCAAACCTCTATGGTTATCTACGTTGCAAGGCAGTGGGACAAGATGGCCAGCCTCCAGACTCCCGCTCTTTCACGGGACAGCACCTCCTGCAGCGT CCAGACATCATCTTTGGAATACTATGA